In the genome of Candidatus Microbacterium phytovorans, one region contains:
- a CDS encoding ABC transporter permease, whose product MTETAAAALEHVTVSRGVWTSLRRRPLFWISAAILAVLAVISLFPDAVGGLFGQPDPRACELRDSKLPPNAAHVFGTDLQGCDIYANVIHGARTSLFIGVTATVIALAIAIVVGTLAAYFGGFADILISRLTDVFLGFPFILGAIIVLNSVGERTPLVVAVVLAAFSWPTLARLVRTSVRTVRNMDYISAARAMGISHTRTLVTHVVPNAIGPVLAITATMVGSIIVAESTLTFLGVGLRSPSISWGLQMANAQSYFGSSPHMLVFPALFLSVTVFALITLGDILRDALDPKGRRL is encoded by the coding sequence ATGACTGAGACCGCCGCGGCCGCCCTCGAACACGTCACCGTCAGCCGGGGCGTGTGGACGAGCCTGCGCCGCCGACCGCTGTTCTGGATCAGCGCGGCCATCCTCGCCGTGCTTGCCGTGATCTCGCTCTTCCCGGATGCCGTGGGCGGTCTGTTCGGTCAGCCCGATCCGCGCGCGTGCGAACTGCGCGACAGCAAGCTGCCCCCGAACGCCGCGCACGTCTTCGGCACCGATCTGCAGGGCTGCGACATCTACGCGAACGTCATCCACGGGGCGCGCACGTCGCTGTTCATCGGTGTGACGGCCACGGTCATCGCCCTGGCGATCGCGATCGTCGTGGGTACCCTCGCCGCCTACTTCGGCGGCTTCGCCGACATCCTCATCTCGCGCCTGACCGACGTCTTCCTCGGGTTCCCGTTCATCCTCGGCGCGATCATCGTGCTCAACAGCGTGGGGGAGCGCACGCCGCTCGTCGTGGCGGTCGTGCTGGCGGCGTTCAGCTGGCCGACGCTGGCGCGGCTCGTGCGCACCTCGGTGCGGACCGTGCGGAACATGGACTACATCAGCGCCGCGCGGGCCATGGGCATTTCCCACACGCGCACCCTCGTCACGCACGTCGTGCCCAACGCGATCGGACCCGTGCTGGCGATCACCGCGACCATGGTCGGCAGCATCATCGTGGCCGAGTCGACTCTGACCTTCCTCGGCGTCGGCCTGCGATCGCCCTCGATCTCGTGGGGGCTGCAGATGGCGAACGCCCAGTCGTACTTCGGGAGCTCCCCGCACATGCTCGTCTTCCCCGCCCTCTTCCTCAGCGTGACGGTGTTCGCGCTCATCACCCTTGGCGACATCCTGCGGGATGCGCTCGACCCGAAAGGACGCCGACTGTGA
- a CDS encoding ABC transporter permease gives MILARRIGARIAEFALVFVGVTFIIYATVWALPGDPIAALGGDRPLPDNVVAQLREQFHLDDPLWQQYLRYLGGLFTGDLGTTFSGVPVADRMASRWPVTITLALTAWVIEVVIGVALGLIAGLRRDSAIDRTVLFGTILATSIPIFVVAVSAQLVFGLHLGWLPIAGTDAGWPVAYILPATVIALFGLASIARLMRGSVIDSMESDFVRTLRAKGMPGRRIVGLHVMRNSVAPVLTFVAIDLGFLLGGAVVVEGIFNLPGIGQLLFSAIRTHEGPTVVGVGTTLILIFLILNVVVDLLNSLLDPRSRHD, from the coding sequence ATGATCCTCGCGCGCCGCATAGGCGCACGCATCGCGGAGTTCGCCCTCGTCTTCGTCGGCGTGACGTTCATCATCTACGCGACCGTGTGGGCACTCCCGGGTGACCCGATCGCCGCGCTGGGCGGCGACCGTCCGCTGCCCGACAACGTCGTGGCGCAGCTGCGGGAGCAGTTCCACCTCGACGATCCGCTCTGGCAGCAGTACCTGCGCTACCTCGGAGGTCTGTTCACCGGCGACCTCGGCACGACCTTCTCGGGCGTTCCCGTCGCCGACCGGATGGCCTCGCGCTGGCCCGTGACGATCACGCTCGCCCTGACGGCCTGGGTCATCGAGGTCGTCATCGGGGTGGCGCTCGGCCTGATCGCGGGGCTGCGCCGCGACAGCGCGATCGACCGCACCGTGCTGTTCGGCACGATCCTCGCCACCTCGATCCCCATCTTCGTCGTGGCCGTCTCCGCCCAGCTCGTGTTCGGACTCCACCTGGGCTGGTTGCCCATCGCGGGCACGGATGCCGGGTGGCCCGTCGCCTACATCCTCCCGGCCACGGTCATCGCTCTGTTCGGCCTCGCCTCGATCGCCCGCCTGATGCGCGGCAGCGTCATCGACTCGATGGAGTCCGACTTCGTCCGCACCCTGCGGGCCAAGGGGATGCCGGGGCGGCGCATCGTCGGGCTGCACGTCATGCGCAACTCGGTGGCCCCCGTGCTCACCTTCGTCGCGATCGACCTCGGTTTCCTGCTGGGGGGAGCGGTGGTGGTGGAGGGCATCTTCAACCTCCCCGGCATCGGTCAGCTGCTCTTCAGCGCCATCCGGACGCACGAAGGTCCGACCGTCGTGGGGGTGGGGACGACGCTGATCCTCATCTTCCTCATCCTCAACGTGGTGGTCGACCTCCTCAACTCATTGCTGGACCCTCGGAGCCGTCATGACTGA
- a CDS encoding M14 family zinc carboxypeptidase: MTHDPLLALARRLPPIDGFPTIDELRADLLARRDENPDRIRHAVIGQSRLGSPIDHFALGDGPLQVVIAGGVHPNEPIGFRTVQHLVRLLLEAPELAALDATWHIMPCADPDGARLNESWFGSADRLSYFTGFYRPAPAEQVEWSFPFDYKQAWFDHPIPETRALMALFDRVRPDVFVGLHNAEFGGVYFYLNEHDTTLARELRDLPAAFDLPLDVGEPEMDGLARLDDAVFRAPLARERYDHREALGLPPETRSGGAGTADYLERYGTTTMIAELPYWTHPDAADTTPTSRVYRDVIAEKADGLEELHVLLRRILDAVRPALVIDSPFRRASEAFVPGMGEAARAERARLADPALNRAATVAEVFGNREVVRTFRLRFGGILRRALAVEVEAGVAGEAVRSASIELEGIFREWLAAETDTDLVPAPVSALVGVQLAAVLATVRRRHG, encoded by the coding sequence ATGACGCACGATCCGCTCCTCGCACTCGCCCGGCGACTGCCGCCGATCGACGGCTTCCCGACGATCGACGAACTGCGTGCCGACCTGCTGGCACGACGCGACGAGAACCCCGACCGCATCCGCCACGCCGTCATCGGCCAGTCGCGTCTCGGCTCGCCGATCGATCACTTCGCCCTCGGCGACGGGCCGCTGCAAGTCGTCATCGCCGGCGGCGTCCACCCGAACGAGCCCATCGGGTTCCGCACGGTGCAGCACCTCGTACGACTCCTCCTGGAAGCGCCCGAACTGGCCGCGCTCGATGCCACGTGGCACATCATGCCCTGCGCCGACCCCGACGGCGCGCGTCTGAACGAGTCGTGGTTCGGCTCGGCCGATCGTCTCTCGTACTTCACCGGGTTCTACCGCCCCGCCCCCGCCGAGCAGGTGGAGTGGTCGTTCCCCTTCGACTACAAGCAGGCGTGGTTCGACCACCCGATCCCCGAGACCCGCGCTCTCATGGCGCTGTTCGACCGCGTCCGCCCCGACGTCTTCGTCGGCCTGCACAACGCCGAGTTCGGCGGGGTGTACTTCTACCTGAACGAGCACGACACCACCCTCGCCCGCGAGCTCCGCGACCTCCCCGCGGCGTTCGACCTGCCGCTGGACGTCGGCGAGCCCGAGATGGACGGGCTGGCCCGGCTCGACGACGCGGTCTTCCGCGCCCCCCTCGCCCGCGAACGCTACGACCACCGCGAGGCGCTCGGACTTCCCCCGGAGACACGCTCGGGCGGGGCCGGCACCGCCGACTACCTGGAGCGCTACGGCACGACGACGATGATCGCCGAGCTTCCGTACTGGACGCATCCCGACGCCGCCGACACGACGCCCACGTCGCGCGTGTACCGCGACGTCATCGCCGAGAAGGCCGACGGGCTCGAGGAGCTGCACGTTCTCCTTCGGCGGATCCTGGATGCCGTGCGCCCGGCGCTGGTGATCGATTCGCCCTTCCGCCGCGCCAGCGAGGCGTTCGTGCCCGGCATGGGCGAAGCGGCGCGTGCCGAGCGTGCCCGCCTCGCGGACCCCGCCCTGAACCGCGCCGCGACCGTCGCGGAGGTCTTCGGCAACCGCGAAGTGGTGCGCACCTTCCGGCTCCGCTTCGGCGGCATCCTTCGTCGTGCGCTCGCCGTCGAGGTCGAGGCCGGCGTGGCCGGGGAGGCGGTGCGGTCGGCCTCGATCGAACTGGAGGGCATCTTCCGGGAGTGGCTCGCCGCAGAGACCGACACCGACCTGGTGCCGGCTCCCGTGTCGGCGCTCGTGGGTGTGCAGCTGGCTGCCGTGCTGGCGACGGTGAGACGGAGGCACGGATGA
- a CDS encoding ABC transporter substrate-binding protein, protein MNKRLFAVAAAAAVTALALSACSGGTTPTDDAPTEIRVAATDPQLIIPGRQSVAYDVNMAVWAPLAFLESDGTLEYVQAESIESDDAITWTVTLRDGWTFQDGTPVTAQAYVDSWNAVAYGPNAFENSGQLANIAGYADLNPAEGEPSTTEMSGLAVVDEQTFTVELTGADSQFPLQVTQAQTAMFPMPASALEDFDAYNTHPIGNGPFAFAEDYVENEPIVLEAYDDYQGEKPTVDRITFVPYTDSETAYTDVLAGNLDVAGVPASKLTQAGSDFGDRLYSFEAPGISFLGLPLWNDAYSDIRVRQAISMAIDREAIIDVIYGGTYDPATAWTPAIEPGTPTGICGEYCEYDPDAAKALLDEAGGFDGPLEIYYPGGSGLDPLYEAIANQLRQNLGIEATAKPSADWAEFLQNRNDENIDGPFFSRWGALYPSQQATLRVFFIEGGGCTNCIPWYSDDVAAAIATADADLSTDGSAYAKVQELIQAEFPAVPLFFEKYSYVTSERVADLVTSPVGNPTYRSIVLGD, encoded by the coding sequence ATGAACAAGAGGCTCTTCGCGGTGGCAGCAGCCGCCGCCGTCACCGCCCTCGCGCTGTCCGCGTGCAGCGGCGGCACCACACCCACCGACGACGCACCCACGGAGATCCGCGTCGCCGCCACCGACCCGCAGCTCATCATCCCCGGCCGCCAGTCGGTCGCCTACGACGTCAACATGGCGGTCTGGGCACCCTTGGCGTTCCTCGAGTCGGACGGCACGCTCGAGTACGTCCAGGCCGAGTCCATCGAGTCCGACGACGCGATCACCTGGACTGTCACGCTCCGCGACGGCTGGACCTTCCAAGACGGCACGCCGGTGACGGCGCAGGCCTACGTGGACAGCTGGAACGCGGTCGCCTACGGACCGAACGCGTTCGAGAACTCCGGTCAGCTCGCCAACATCGCCGGCTACGCCGACCTCAACCCCGCCGAGGGCGAGCCGTCGACCACCGAGATGTCGGGCCTCGCCGTCGTCGACGAGCAGACCTTCACGGTCGAGCTCACCGGCGCCGACAGCCAGTTCCCGCTGCAGGTCACGCAGGCCCAGACGGCGATGTTCCCGATGCCCGCCTCGGCGCTCGAGGACTTCGACGCGTACAACACCCACCCGATCGGCAACGGTCCGTTCGCGTTCGCGGAGGACTACGTCGAGAACGAGCCGATCGTGCTCGAGGCGTACGACGACTACCAGGGTGAGAAGCCCACCGTCGACCGCATCACGTTCGTGCCCTACACCGACAGCGAGACGGCCTACACCGACGTGCTGGCAGGCAACCTCGACGTCGCCGGTGTTCCCGCGTCCAAGCTGACGCAGGCCGGCAGCGACTTCGGCGACCGCCTCTACTCGTTCGAAGCGCCCGGCATCTCCTTCCTCGGCCTCCCGCTGTGGAACGACGCGTACAGCGACATCCGCGTGCGTCAGGCGATCTCGATGGCCATCGACCGCGAGGCGATCATCGACGTCATCTACGGTGGCACCTACGACCCGGCCACCGCCTGGACCCCGGCGATCGAGCCCGGCACCCCGACCGGCATCTGCGGAGAGTACTGCGAGTACGACCCGGATGCCGCGAAGGCCCTGCTCGACGAGGCCGGCGGCTTCGACGGCCCGCTCGAGATCTACTACCCCGGCGGCAGCGGACTCGACCCGCTCTACGAGGCCATCGCCAACCAGCTGCGCCAGAACCTCGGCATCGAGGCGACCGCCAAGCCGAGCGCCGACTGGGCCGAGTTCCTGCAGAACCGGAACGACGAGAACATCGACGGTCCGTTCTTCTCGCGCTGGGGTGCGCTCTACCCGAGCCAGCAGGCGACGCTCCGGGTCTTCTTCATCGAAGGCGGCGGGTGCACGAACTGCATCCCCTGGTACAGCGACGACGTCGCGGCGGCGATCGCGACCGCCGACGCAGACCTGTCGACCGACGGCTCGGCGTACGCCAAGGTGCAGGAGCTGATCCAGGCCGAGTTCCCGGCCGTGCCGCTCTTCTTCGAGAAGTACTCCTACGTCACCTCGGAGCGGGTCGCCGACCTGGTGACATCGCCGGTGGGCAACCCCACCTACCGGTCGATCGTCCTCGGCGACTGA
- a CDS encoding PRD domain-containing protein, which yields MSTPGDAAPSGPASAPSRPPVAHPVPVHRVLNNNVVIAIDESGRERVLMGRGLGFQLKPHDVIDPSKVEKTFILDAGAQGERERRLLVDVPYATIEAVTRAVDEAERMLGRHLDRHLTIAVIDHVHYVLERLDQGLRIPTTSMPELRVLYPHEFAAADRMAASLAASLGRPLPPEEAVFLTMHLLNATRDEPNGTAALLLRRLQHVVDVVEQRLGVTLDAGSADYARFILHVQFLLQRLVNRTMLVGNDSSFFEFAKHSYPQSHAIAEEVKKYVFAATEAALTDEEVLYLIVHVERLRSQVTTGGSAGPVVT from the coding sequence ATGAGCACCCCCGGCGATGCCGCCCCCTCGGGGCCGGCATCCGCGCCCTCGCGACCGCCCGTCGCGCACCCCGTTCCGGTGCACCGAGTGCTCAACAACAACGTCGTGATCGCGATCGACGAATCGGGGCGCGAGCGGGTGCTCATGGGCCGGGGCCTCGGATTCCAACTGAAGCCGCACGACGTGATCGACCCGTCGAAAGTCGAGAAGACGTTCATCCTCGACGCCGGCGCGCAGGGCGAGCGCGAGCGACGGCTGCTCGTCGACGTGCCGTACGCCACGATCGAGGCCGTCACCCGCGCCGTCGACGAGGCGGAGCGTATGCTCGGGCGACACCTCGACCGCCACCTGACCATTGCCGTGATCGACCACGTCCACTACGTGCTCGAACGTCTCGACCAGGGGCTCCGCATCCCGACCACCTCGATGCCGGAGCTGCGCGTGCTCTACCCGCACGAGTTCGCGGCGGCGGATCGCATGGCCGCCTCCCTCGCGGCATCCCTCGGTCGCCCGCTTCCCCCCGAGGAGGCGGTGTTCCTCACGATGCACCTCCTCAACGCGACGCGCGACGAGCCCAACGGCACCGCCGCCCTGCTGCTGCGCCGCCTGCAACACGTCGTCGACGTCGTCGAACAGCGACTGGGGGTGACCCTGGATGCCGGGAGCGCCGACTACGCGCGGTTCATCCTGCACGTGCAGTTCCTGCTGCAGCGGCTCGTCAACCGCACGATGCTCGTGGGCAACGACAGCTCGTTCTTCGAGTTCGCCAAGCACAGCTACCCGCAGTCGCACGCCATCGCCGAAGAGGTCAAGAAGTACGTCTTCGCCGCGACGGAGGCCGCCCTCACCGACGAGGAGGTGCTGTACCTCATCGTCCACGTCGAGCGCCTGCGGTCTCAGGTCACCACTGGCGGCAGCGCGGGTCCTGTGGTAACTTGA
- a CDS encoding beta-glucoside-specific PTS transporter subunit IIABC, translating to MADYAKTAAGVLAGVGGEENVQSLVHCATRLRFVLKDESKANATTLRATPGVITTAQAGGQYQVVIGNDVPEVFAEIGKISGIGGAGGSDTPAGPKGNLFNRFIAMISAIFTPLLWALAGTGLLKAFLAAAVTFGWIDATTSTYVVLNALSDAFINFLPLALAFTAARYFKANEFTAFAIAAALLYPTITPLVGAPDLTFFGIPFTMVTYVSSVIPIIVIVWLQSHAERFLYAKLPGAVRRFVTPMIVVLLAVPIVFVVIGPISAVLSGWLGNGIGWVFEYVPWLGGAIMGGLWQVFVIFGLHWGLVPLFTLEFQTTGQILLVGPVFAAVLAQAAAVAGVWVRARNKSLKSLAAPATLSGFLAGITEPAIYGINLPLKRPFAFGIVGGAIGGAIISIGGVFSTAFVVPSGLALPALFGNGNMIMLTIGLLVAIAVPFLLTAIVGFKEPEEAAAPAPVAANDVAILSPVDGTVVPLSEVPDAAFADGSLGRGVAVQPRSGAVYAPFDGIVVAAFPTGHAFGLRHADGAELLIHIGIDTVKLGGEHFSTKVTAGQQVKAGDLLVEFDGDAIEKAGYDLTTPVIVTNPDLYPEITASAAGPIAHGEPLFTAVSVDFLAIAK from the coding sequence ATGGCGGATTACGCAAAGACCGCGGCCGGCGTCCTCGCCGGAGTCGGCGGCGAGGAGAACGTGCAGTCGCTCGTACACTGCGCGACACGGCTGCGATTCGTTCTCAAGGACGAGTCCAAGGCGAACGCGACCACGCTGCGGGCGACCCCCGGCGTGATCACGACGGCGCAGGCCGGTGGCCAGTACCAGGTCGTCATCGGCAACGACGTGCCGGAGGTGTTCGCCGAGATCGGCAAGATCTCCGGGATCGGCGGGGCCGGCGGCTCCGACACCCCGGCCGGACCGAAGGGCAACCTCTTCAACCGGTTCATCGCGATGATCTCGGCGATCTTCACGCCGCTGCTGTGGGCGCTGGCCGGCACCGGCCTCCTGAAGGCGTTCCTCGCCGCCGCCGTCACGTTCGGCTGGATCGACGCCACGACGAGCACCTACGTCGTGCTGAACGCCCTCTCCGACGCGTTCATCAACTTCCTTCCGCTCGCACTCGCCTTCACGGCCGCGCGCTACTTCAAGGCCAACGAGTTCACGGCATTCGCGATCGCCGCCGCACTCCTCTACCCGACGATCACTCCGCTCGTCGGCGCCCCCGACCTGACGTTCTTCGGCATCCCCTTCACGATGGTCACCTACGTCTCCAGCGTCATCCCGATCATCGTCATCGTGTGGCTGCAGTCCCACGCGGAGCGCTTCCTCTACGCGAAGCTCCCCGGCGCGGTGCGGCGCTTCGTCACCCCGATGATCGTCGTGCTGCTCGCCGTGCCGATCGTCTTCGTCGTCATCGGTCCGATCTCCGCCGTCCTCAGCGGCTGGCTCGGCAACGGCATCGGCTGGGTGTTCGAGTACGTGCCGTGGCTGGGTGGCGCGATCATGGGCGGCCTGTGGCAGGTCTTCGTGATCTTCGGTCTGCACTGGGGTCTCGTGCCGCTGTTCACGCTCGAGTTCCAGACCACCGGACAGATCCTCCTCGTCGGCCCCGTGTTCGCCGCCGTGCTCGCGCAGGCCGCCGCCGTCGCCGGCGTCTGGGTGCGCGCCCGCAACAAGAGCCTCAAGTCGCTCGCCGCGCCCGCGACGCTGTCCGGCTTCCTCGCCGGCATCACCGAGCCCGCGATCTACGGCATCAACCTGCCGCTCAAGCGCCCGTTCGCCTTCGGCATCGTCGGCGGTGCGATCGGCGGCGCGATCATCTCGATCGGCGGCGTCTTCTCGACCGCGTTCGTCGTGCCCTCCGGCCTGGCGCTTCCTGCCCTGTTCGGCAACGGCAACATGATCATGCTCACCATCGGCCTGCTCGTGGCGATCGCCGTGCCGTTCCTCCTCACCGCGATCGTGGGCTTCAAGGAGCCCGAGGAGGCAGCCGCTCCCGCGCCCGTCGCCGCCAACGACGTCGCGATCCTGAGCCCCGTCGACGGCACCGTCGTGCCGCTCAGCGAGGTGCCCGACGCGGCCTTCGCCGACGGCTCGCTGGGTCGCGGCGTGGCCGTGCAGCCCCGCTCGGGTGCCGTGTACGCGCCGTTCGACGGCATCGTCGTCGCCGCGTTCCCCACGGGCCACGCGTTCGGCCTCCGTCACGCCGACGGCGCCGAGCTGCTGATCCACATCGGCATCGACACGGTCAAGCTCGGTGGGGAGCACTTCTCCACCAAGGTGACCGCGGGCCAGCAGGTGAAGGCCGGCGACCTCCTCGTCGAGTTCGACGGCGACGCGATCGAGAAGGCCGGCTACGACCTGACGACGCCGGTCATCGTCACCAATCCCGACCTGTACCCGGAGATCACCGCGTCGGCGGCCGGTCCGATCGCCCACGGTGAGCCGCTGTTCACCGCCGTATCGGTCGACTTCCTCGCCATCGCGAAGTAA
- a CDS encoding glycoside hydrolase family 1 protein produces MSTTRFPDGFLWGGATAANQVEGAYLEDGKGLSIQDVMPKGIMTPRTDGPTDDNLKQVGIDFYHRYAEDIALFAEMGFTTFRFSIAWSRIFPQGDETEPNEAGLAFYDRVLDELEKHGIEPLVTISHYETPLHLAEKYDGWVNRDLIGFYERYVRVLFSRYGARVKYWLTFNEINSVVHAPFMSGGINTPKEQLSKTDLYQAVHHELVASALATKIARELAPDAQIGCMVLSMPVYPLTPDPDDVFAALTTERVNLAFGDIHVRGEYPGYYLRSLREQGVELVISDEDRALLKEHTVDFVSFSYYSSICETADDDKRVMGEGNLFGGVKNPTLKESEWGWQIDPVGLRLVLNQFWDRWQKPLFIVENGLGAKDELVEIDGVKTVVDDYRIAYLQAHLDAVGEAIEDGVDLLGYTTWGCIDLVSASTAQLSKRYGFIYVDRNDDGSGTLDRFKKKSFDWYAEVIRTNGASLSA; encoded by the coding sequence ATGAGCACCACCCGCTTCCCCGACGGCTTCCTCTGGGGCGGCGCGACCGCCGCGAACCAGGTGGAGGGCGCGTACCTTGAGGACGGCAAGGGCCTCTCGATCCAGGACGTCATGCCGAAGGGCATCATGACGCCGCGCACCGACGGCCCCACCGATGACAACCTGAAGCAGGTCGGCATCGACTTCTACCACCGCTACGCGGAGGACATCGCCCTCTTCGCCGAGATGGGCTTCACGACGTTCCGGTTCTCCATCGCGTGGAGCCGCATCTTCCCCCAGGGCGACGAGACCGAGCCCAACGAGGCCGGTCTGGCGTTCTACGACCGCGTGCTCGACGAGCTCGAGAAGCACGGCATCGAGCCGCTCGTGACCATCTCGCACTACGAGACCCCCCTCCACCTCGCCGAGAAGTACGACGGCTGGGTCAACCGCGACCTGATCGGCTTCTACGAGCGCTACGTCCGCGTGCTGTTCAGCCGCTACGGCGCGCGCGTCAAGTACTGGCTGACCTTCAACGAGATCAACTCGGTGGTCCACGCGCCGTTCATGTCGGGCGGCATCAACACGCCCAAGGAGCAGCTGTCGAAGACCGACCTGTACCAGGCCGTCCACCATGAGCTCGTGGCATCCGCCCTGGCGACCAAGATCGCGCGCGAGCTCGCACCCGACGCGCAGATCGGCTGCATGGTGCTGTCGATGCCGGTCTACCCGCTCACGCCCGACCCCGACGACGTCTTCGCCGCGCTCACCACCGAGCGCGTGAACCTCGCGTTCGGCGACATCCACGTGCGCGGCGAGTACCCGGGGTACTACCTGCGGAGCCTGCGGGAGCAGGGCGTCGAGCTCGTCATCAGCGACGAGGACCGGGCGCTGCTGAAGGAGCACACCGTCGACTTCGTGTCGTTCAGCTACTACTCCTCGATCTGCGAGACCGCCGACGACGACAAGCGCGTCATGGGCGAGGGCAACCTCTTCGGCGGCGTGAAGAACCCGACGCTGAAGGAGTCGGAGTGGGGCTGGCAGATCGACCCGGTCGGGCTGCGCCTCGTGCTGAACCAGTTCTGGGACCGCTGGCAGAAGCCGCTGTTCATCGTGGAGAACGGTCTCGGCGCGAAGGACGAGCTCGTCGAGATCGACGGCGTGAAGACGGTCGTGGACGACTACCGCATCGCCTACCTCCAGGCGCACCTGGATGCCGTCGGCGAGGCGATCGAAGACGGCGTCGACCTGCTCGGCTACACGACGTGGGGCTGCATCGATCTCGTGTCGGCCTCCACCGCGCAGCTCAGCAAGCGCTACGGGTTCATCTACGTCGACCGCAACGACGACGGCTCGGGCACGCTGGACCGTTTCAAGAAGAAGTCCTTCGACTGGTACGCCGAGGTCATCCGCACCAACGGCGCCAGCCTCTCCGCCTGA
- the mmuM gene encoding homocysteine S-methyltransferase, protein MRDLSSALRRGPLVLDGGLGTLLEARGNDLSSDLWSARLLRDDPDEVRGAHAEFAAAGADVLITCSYQLAYGGRIDDDEVTALLARSVALARDAGEGFVAASVGPFGAARADGSEYRGDYGVSVDHLAQWHRRRLHTLADAAPDVLAVETIPCIEEVEALVSEIDGLGIPAWISLSAASDAFTDALLEEALRIAASARGVVAVGVNCCPPERVPAALALAPAGTPLVAYPNSGETWDAEARRWRGAPGIPARDARAWISAGARFVGGCCRTTPAHIAALADAVHG, encoded by the coding sequence ATGAGGGATCTGTCCAGCGCGCTGCGGCGTGGCCCGCTCGTGCTCGACGGCGGACTCGGCACGCTCCTGGAGGCGCGCGGCAACGACCTGAGCTCCGATCTGTGGTCTGCGCGACTGCTGCGCGACGATCCCGACGAGGTGCGGGGTGCGCACGCCGAGTTCGCCGCGGCGGGCGCCGACGTGCTCATCACCTGCTCCTATCAGCTCGCGTACGGCGGGCGCATCGACGACGACGAGGTCACCGCGCTGCTCGCGCGCAGCGTCGCCCTCGCCCGTGACGCCGGCGAGGGGTTTGTTGCGGCATCCGTCGGACCCTTCGGTGCCGCGCGCGCCGACGGCAGCGAGTACCGCGGCGACTACGGGGTGAGCGTCGATCATCTCGCGCAGTGGCACCGCCGTCGCCTCCACACCCTCGCCGACGCGGCGCCCGACGTGCTGGCGGTTGAGACGATCCCGTGCATCGAAGAGGTCGAGGCGCTCGTCTCCGAGATCGACGGCCTCGGCATCCCCGCCTGGATCAGTCTCTCCGCCGCCAGCGACGCGTTCACCGACGCTCTGCTGGAAGAGGCGCTGCGCATCGCCGCGTCGGCGCGAGGGGTCGTCGCGGTCGGGGTCAACTGCTGTCCGCCCGAGCGCGTGCCCGCGGCGCTGGCGCTGGCCCCCGCGGGGACCCCGCTCGTCGCCTACCCGAACAGCGGAGAGACGTGGGATGCCGAGGCGCGACGGTGGCGCGGTGCCCCCGGCATCCCGGCTCGCGACGCCCGCGCGTGGATCTCCGCGGGTGCGCGCTTCGTCGGCGGCTGCTGCCGCACGACCCCAGCGCACATCGCCGCCCTCGCCGACGCCGTCCACGGGTGA
- a CDS encoding helix-turn-helix transcriptional regulator — protein MRRQAAMQEAAARAIRRTRQHLGISQELLSERAGVSVRTLRSLERANTVRPRPETLARITAALDLDPVSSGRVLAAWATPPRETGGEITFGPVPYADEMREFAASATLLHVDETVQVSTARLRVRETTRVALKSRSGTLTHVYVVSVPDPALRDPEIVDLEGCSVADDVTAGDGVRVVQLALHRPVREHEIGTLRFSRLRRPVFDTAPPVDYAGTGFQTPTDLYTLRVNFDPRVRPVRVLRCVQDRPFGSRRALRSLEVGPDGSAALAIQKPRPAAHLIRWDW, from the coding sequence ATGCGACGGCAGGCGGCGATGCAGGAAGCGGCCGCGCGGGCGATCCGCCGCACGCGCCAGCATCTGGGGATCAGTCAGGAGCTCCTGTCGGAGCGCGCGGGGGTCAGCGTCCGCACGCTCCGGTCCCTCGAGCGGGCGAACACCGTGCGGCCCCGACCGGAGACGCTCGCCCGCATCACGGCCGCGCTCGACCTCGACCCGGTGAGCAGCGGGCGCGTGCTGGCGGCGTGGGCGACACCTCCTCGGGAGACGGGCGGTGAGATCACCTTCGGCCCGGTGCCGTATGCCGACGAGATGCGTGAGTTCGCGGCATCCGCGACTCTCCTCCACGTCGATGAGACGGTGCAGGTGAGCACGGCGCGGCTGCGGGTGCGGGAGACGACGCGCGTCGCGCTCAAGTCCCGCAGCGGCACGCTCACCCACGTGTACGTCGTGAGCGTTCCGGATCCCGCGCTCCGAGATCCGGAGATCGTCGACCTGGAGGGATGCTCGGTGGCCGACGACGTGACGGCCGGCGACGGCGTGCGCGTCGTGCAACTCGCGCTCCACCGACCCGTGCGGGAACACGAGATCGGCACACTGCGCTTCTCGCGCCTGCGGCGCCCCGTGTTCGACACGGCGCCGCCCGTGGACTACGCGGGCACCGGGTTCCAGACGCCGACCGATCTGTACACGCTGCGGGTCAACTTCGACCCGCGCGTGCGGCCGGTGCGCGTGCTGCGGTGCGTGCAGGATCGACCGTTCGGCTCGCGTCGAGCGCTCCGATCGCTCGAGGTCGGCCCCGACGGGAGCGCCGCGCTCGCGATCCAGAAGCCGCGGCCCGCGGCCCATCTCATCCGATGGGACTGGTGA